A genome region from Arthrobacter sp. V1I9 includes the following:
- the purS gene encoding phosphoribosylformylglycinamidine synthase subunit PurS, translating to MPRIVVDVMPKPEILDPQGKAIVGALPRLGFTSFSSVRQGKRFELTVDGEVTEEILTQARDAAETLLSNPVIEDVVNVEVVEA from the coding sequence ATGCCCCGGATCGTTGTTGACGTTATGCCCAAGCCCGAAATTCTGGACCCGCAGGGGAAGGCTATCGTCGGCGCCCTCCCCCGGCTGGGCTTCACCAGCTTTAGCTCTGTCCGCCAGGGCAAGCGTTTTGAACTGACGGTCGACGGCGAGGTGACCGAGGAGATCCTGACCCAGGCCCGCGATGCCGCAGAGACCCTCCTGTCCAACCCCGTGATCGAGGACGTCGTCAACGTCGAGGTCGTCGAGGCCTAG
- a CDS encoding 3-methyladenine DNA glycosylase yields MSSVQPVEQLRVLAADEWRAREEAHQQRVSRYADPYLARRSAGHKHPVEDFLFTYYTQKPGQLRRWHPGAGVVLAGREAAARYGWKHYRTLDDDELAFLGLPSGSTAVTMDRDAFLTDRKDAVAFAGIILRGTAARPAQFGCFGLHEWAMVYHQDRFNLRHEYLQLRLGSAGTDKVVEDNRIRCSHFDAFRFYTPDAIPLNELAPSRDTQRHLEQPGCLHANMDLYKWAYKLLPALPSELVMDCFELSWRIRTMDMQASPYDLAEWGYPAIRIETPQGKAAYVEQQRSFAAEAARLREKLAKELAALPGSVSA; encoded by the coding sequence ATGTCCTCGGTGCAGCCGGTGGAGCAGCTTAGGGTCCTGGCGGCGGACGAGTGGCGGGCCCGTGAGGAGGCCCACCAGCAGCGCGTCAGCCGCTACGCGGATCCCTACCTTGCGCGCCGCTCTGCAGGGCACAAGCATCCGGTGGAGGATTTCCTCTTCACCTACTACACCCAGAAACCCGGCCAGCTCCGCCGCTGGCACCCAGGCGCCGGCGTCGTCCTGGCAGGCCGGGAAGCTGCCGCCCGCTACGGGTGGAAGCACTACCGAACGCTCGACGACGACGAACTTGCCTTCCTCGGGCTGCCTTCAGGCAGCACGGCGGTAACGATGGACCGGGACGCCTTTCTCACTGACCGCAAGGACGCCGTCGCCTTCGCCGGGATCATCCTGCGCGGGACTGCTGCCCGCCCTGCGCAGTTTGGCTGCTTCGGCCTCCATGAGTGGGCCATGGTCTACCACCAGGACCGGTTCAACCTGCGCCACGAGTACCTGCAGCTGCGCCTCGGGTCAGCAGGCACGGACAAGGTGGTGGAGGACAACCGGATACGCTGCAGCCACTTCGACGCCTTCCGGTTCTACACACCGGATGCCATTCCCCTCAATGAACTGGCGCCGAGCCGGGACACCCAGCGGCACCTTGAACAGCCGGGCTGCCTCCACGCCAACATGGATCTGTATAAGTGGGCGTACAAGCTCCTGCCTGCCCTGCCCAGCGAACTGGTCATGGATTGCTTTGAACTGTCCTGGCGGATCCGGACCATGGATATGCAGGCCTCGCCCTACGATCTGGCCGAGTGGGGCTACCCGGCCATCCGCATCGAAACCCCCCAGGGCAAGGCCGCCTACGTTGAACAGCAGCGGTCCTTTGCAGCCGAGGCAGCCCGGCTCCGTGAAAAGCTGGCCAAGGAACTGGCCGCCCTGCCCGGGAGCGTGTCCGCATGA
- a CDS encoding S8 family serine peptidase has translation MVMSPATAAPAGQGLAIAAKKAASADFKDGRYIVVLAGAAAAGYEGETPGLGATKPQNGRKLDAGSPNYKAYDAHLRKRQSEVAASQGVTPRKQFTAALNGFSAELTAAQAMELSRDDRVLVVAPDTENAPDYTTTDFLKLTGPDGVWAKQFGGEANAGKGVVVGVIDSGYAPDNPFLQGGPVQPLRGPAQVGVPYRTAEGRIAMLKADGTTFVGECQKGQGTGAAFDGSLCNSKVIGARYFADSFLQSVAPGNRAPQELISPVDVGSHGTHTATTAAGNANVEQTIDGSGFGKSSGVAPAAKVSVYKVCWEDTNPDTGGCYSSASVDAVEAAIKDGVDVLNYSISGNNNSTTDPVALAFLNAAAAGVFVSASAGNSGPAVSTVNHASPWLTTVAASTFPSDLLGTVKVSDGSLYRGASIMKSEVVNKPVVVAAAAAAAGAANPNLCGPGSLDAAKVAGKVVVCDRGVVDRTAKSQEVQDKGGVGMILVNLTNSSEDADNHVLPTVHVNAPKSLELKSKLEVNSALTVSLVKGDLTGEPPAPAPQVAGFSSRGPSLASGGDLLKPDIAAPGVNVLAGVSTIGNKGEQFGFMSGTSMAAPHITGFGALVLSKQPKWTPAMVKSAMMTTAYLLVHADGSANTDPFQGGAGHIDSTRVLDPGLVYNSGIKDWLGFLNGQGVDTGAPQAGSIAARDLNLPSIALGSLVGEVQVKRRLTALVPGMYRPEVNMPGFNVQVEPNALNFAKAGQTREVTLTIRNESAPVGKFSTGTLTWKGPRTVSSPIAIRPVDAQIAPSFSFSSATGSGSGVMELVSGSDNPIKVGVEGLAPLSQTAITKTPGEYAPANDAHNALLRVTVPTGASFARLGVQAQSNDVDWDMVVYAPNASGSLTATQVATASASEFLDLEAPRAGTYYIVANLYSTPDNGAASASVQAVTFAGDAGNLKVEPNPIVAPNGTATSATLSWSGLSEGAYLSRLSLGENGIRTWVNVQVGAASTAPSGAPQVALADAVPAG, from the coding sequence ATGGTCATGAGCCCCGCTACCGCGGCGCCGGCCGGACAAGGCCTGGCAATAGCTGCCAAAAAGGCCGCCTCTGCTGACTTCAAGGACGGCCGTTACATCGTTGTCCTGGCAGGCGCGGCGGCCGCGGGTTACGAAGGAGAAACCCCGGGCCTTGGCGCAACCAAGCCGCAGAACGGCCGGAAGCTCGATGCCGGAAGCCCCAATTACAAGGCCTACGACGCGCATCTCCGGAAGCGGCAAAGCGAGGTCGCCGCCAGCCAGGGCGTCACCCCCCGAAAACAGTTCACCGCTGCCCTCAACGGCTTCAGTGCCGAGCTGACAGCGGCGCAGGCGATGGAGCTGTCCAGGGACGACCGTGTCCTGGTGGTCGCGCCGGACACGGAGAACGCCCCGGACTACACCACCACTGACTTCCTCAAGCTGACCGGCCCCGACGGTGTCTGGGCGAAGCAATTCGGCGGCGAAGCCAACGCGGGCAAAGGGGTCGTGGTGGGGGTCATCGATTCCGGTTACGCCCCGGACAACCCGTTCCTGCAGGGCGGGCCTGTCCAGCCGCTGCGCGGTCCCGCGCAGGTCGGCGTGCCGTACCGGACCGCCGAGGGCCGCATCGCCATGCTCAAGGCCGACGGCACCACCTTCGTGGGCGAATGCCAAAAAGGGCAAGGGACGGGCGCCGCATTCGACGGCTCCCTGTGCAACTCGAAAGTCATTGGCGCCAGGTACTTTGCCGATTCCTTCCTGCAGTCCGTAGCCCCCGGAAACCGGGCGCCCCAAGAGCTCATCTCACCGGTCGACGTCGGAAGCCATGGCACGCACACCGCCACCACCGCGGCGGGCAACGCGAACGTTGAGCAGACGATCGACGGCTCCGGTTTCGGCAAGAGCTCCGGCGTTGCTCCCGCCGCAAAGGTCTCCGTCTATAAGGTCTGCTGGGAGGACACCAACCCGGATACCGGGGGCTGCTACTCTTCCGCTTCGGTGGACGCCGTGGAAGCCGCGATCAAGGACGGCGTGGATGTCCTGAACTACTCGATTTCGGGCAACAACAACAGCACCACCGATCCCGTGGCGCTGGCCTTCCTCAATGCTGCGGCGGCTGGTGTCTTTGTTTCTGCTTCCGCCGGCAACTCCGGCCCTGCCGTCTCCACGGTCAACCACGCCTCGCCGTGGCTGACCACGGTCGCTGCCTCCACCTTCCCGAGCGATTTGCTCGGCACCGTGAAGGTTTCCGATGGTTCCCTGTACCGCGGAGCTTCGATCATGAAGTCTGAAGTGGTTAACAAGCCGGTCGTTGTCGCCGCTGCTGCGGCAGCGGCGGGCGCTGCCAACCCGAACCTCTGCGGCCCGGGTTCCCTCGATGCGGCGAAGGTGGCAGGCAAGGTAGTGGTCTGCGACCGCGGCGTTGTGGACAGGACGGCCAAGAGCCAGGAAGTCCAGGACAAGGGCGGCGTCGGAATGATCCTGGTGAACCTTACCAACAGCTCCGAAGACGCGGACAACCACGTGCTCCCCACGGTCCACGTCAACGCCCCGAAGAGCCTGGAGCTGAAGTCCAAGCTGGAAGTCAATTCCGCTTTGACCGTCAGCCTGGTCAAGGGGGACCTCACCGGCGAGCCGCCGGCTCCGGCGCCGCAGGTCGCCGGTTTCTCCTCCCGGGGTCCAAGCCTTGCTTCCGGCGGCGACCTGCTGAAGCCTGACATCGCTGCACCGGGCGTGAATGTCCTCGCAGGTGTTTCCACCATCGGCAACAAAGGCGAGCAGTTCGGGTTCATGTCCGGGACATCGATGGCCGCACCGCACATCACCGGTTTCGGTGCGCTGGTGCTTAGCAAGCAGCCCAAGTGGACCCCTGCCATGGTCAAGTCGGCCATGATGACCACCGCCTACCTGCTGGTGCACGCTGATGGTTCAGCCAACACGGACCCCTTCCAGGGCGGCGCAGGCCACATTGACTCAACCCGCGTCCTGGATCCGGGCCTGGTCTACAACTCAGGCATCAAGGACTGGTTGGGCTTCCTCAACGGCCAGGGCGTTGACACGGGAGCTCCGCAGGCCGGCAGCATTGCTGCACGCGACCTGAACCTGCCGTCCATCGCACTGGGCAGCCTGGTGGGCGAAGTGCAGGTCAAGCGCCGGCTCACTGCCCTGGTACCCGGGATGTACCGTCCGGAAGTCAACATGCCGGGTTTCAACGTCCAGGTGGAGCCCAACGCGCTGAATTTCGCCAAGGCTGGCCAGACCCGAGAGGTCACCCTGACCATCCGGAACGAGAGCGCTCCGGTGGGCAAGTTCAGCACCGGCACCCTGACCTGGAAGGGCCCGCGCACTGTGAGCTCTCCCATCGCCATCCGGCCTGTTGATGCGCAGATCGCTCCGTCGTTCTCGTTCAGTTCGGCCACGGGCAGCGGCAGCGGAGTCATGGAGTTGGTGTCCGGCTCGGATAACCCCATCAAGGTAGGGGTGGAAGGCCTGGCGCCCTTGAGCCAGACAGCCATCACCAAAACTCCCGGTGAGTATGCACCGGCAAACGATGCGCACAACGCCCTGCTCCGCGTGACGGTGCCCACGGGCGCCTCATTCGCCCGGCTGGGTGTCCAGGCGCAATCGAACGACGTCGACTGGGACATGGTGGTTTACGCACCGAATGCTTCGGGTAGCCTGACGGCAACGCAGGTGGCCACAGCTTCCGCCAGTGAGTTCCTGGATCTGGAGGCGCCGCGGGCGGGCACGTACTACATTGTGGCCAACCTCTACTCCACGCCCGATAATGGGGCAGCCAGCGCGTCCGTGCAGGCGGTCACATTTGCAGGGGATGCAGGCAACCTCAAGGTGGAACCGAACCCGATTGTGGCTCCGAACGGCACCGCCACCTCGGCCACGCTGTCCTGGAGCGGCCTGTCCGAAGGTGCCTACCTTTCGCGCCTCAGCCTGGGCGAGAACGGCATCAGGACCTGGGTCAATGTCCAGGTGGGTGCCGCCTCTACTGCTCCTTCGGGGGCTCCGCAGGTGGCTCTCGCGGACGCAGTTCCCGCGGGCTAG
- the purQ gene encoding phosphoribosylformylglycinamidine synthase subunit PurQ, which yields MTEIPLIGEANAVAADAPGARRLAGARIGVVTFPGTLDDRDASRAVRLAGGTAVELWHADTELGDVDAVVIPGGFSYGDYLRAGAIARFAPLMSRIIDAANSEARLPVLGICNGFQILTESHLLPGSMIKNDHLKFMCRDQVLRVENSNTAWTLDYQAGQEITVPLKNQDGQYLADDKTLDALEAEGRVVFRYVGFNPNGSRRDIAGISNAAGNVVGLMPHPEHAVEAGFGPESLDGVGGSDTDGLGFFTSVLTKIVGGDK from the coding sequence ATGACTGAAATTCCCCTGATCGGCGAGGCCAACGCCGTCGCCGCAGACGCTCCAGGTGCTCGCCGCCTCGCCGGTGCACGGATCGGCGTGGTCACCTTTCCCGGGACCCTCGATGACCGTGACGCTTCCCGCGCCGTCCGCCTGGCCGGCGGCACCGCCGTCGAGCTCTGGCATGCCGACACCGAGCTCGGTGACGTGGACGCCGTCGTGATTCCCGGCGGTTTCTCCTACGGCGACTACCTGCGTGCCGGCGCCATCGCGCGTTTCGCACCGCTGATGTCCAGGATCATCGACGCCGCCAACAGCGAGGCCAGGCTTCCCGTGCTGGGCATCTGCAACGGCTTCCAGATCCTCACGGAGTCGCACCTGCTGCCCGGTTCGATGATCAAGAACGACCACCTGAAGTTCATGTGCCGCGACCAGGTCCTGCGCGTCGAGAACAGCAATACTGCATGGACCCTGGACTACCAGGCAGGCCAGGAAATCACTGTGCCGCTGAAGAACCAGGACGGCCAGTACCTCGCGGACGACAAGACCCTGGACGCGCTCGAGGCTGAGGGCCGCGTGGTGTTCCGCTATGTAGGGTTCAACCCCAACGGCTCCCGCCGCGACATCGCAGGCATCTCCAACGCTGCCGGCAACGTTGTAGGCCTCATGCCTCACCCCGAACACGCCGTGGAGGCCGGATTCGGCCCGGAATCGCTTGACGGCGTCGGCGGGTCCGACACCGACGGGCTGGGTTTCTTCACCTCCGTTTTGACCAAGATTGTGGGAGGCGACAAGTGA
- a CDS encoding serine protease inhibitor: MIDLTIRLRESPEAGEHEFRLVADANGPSAESTLPDPAAALAAVEWYGEDIFFPKPGPPKLCTQQYGGPQVAVVTGTFHGRAVEAVFTRTDGCEISRWKTMAPLLGNAAGASGAI; the protein is encoded by the coding sequence ATGATCGATCTGACCATCAGGCTGCGGGAAAGCCCCGAGGCCGGCGAGCACGAATTCCGCCTGGTCGCTGACGCCAACGGCCCCTCGGCGGAAAGCACACTGCCGGACCCCGCCGCGGCACTGGCCGCGGTGGAATGGTACGGCGAGGACATCTTCTTCCCGAAGCCCGGGCCCCCGAAGCTGTGCACACAGCAATACGGCGGCCCACAGGTCGCCGTGGTGACTGGAACTTTCCACGGGCGGGCAGTTGAGGCGGTCTTCACGAGGACAGACGGCTGTGAAATCTCGCGCTGGAAAACCATGGCCCCTTTGCTGGGCAATGCTGCTGGAGCCTCCGGCGCCATTTAG
- the purL gene encoding phosphoribosylformylglycinamidine synthase subunit PurL — MSIDTTKKFNIDTVENAAKTPDTELPWAELGLKRNEFDEIVKVLGRRPTGAELAMYSVMWSEHCSYKSSKNHLRQFGEKVTPEMKKDMLVGIGENAGVTNLGDGWAVTFKIESHNSPSFVEPYQGAATGIGGIVRDIISMGARPVAVMDPLRFGAIDHPDTARVMHGAVAGIGGYGNSLGLPNIGGEMVFDAVYQGNPLVNALAVGVMRHEDIRLANASGKGNKVVLFGARTGGDGIGGASVLASESFDDTKPSKRPAVQVGDPFAEKVLIECCLELFKGSLVEGIQDLGAAGISCATSELASNGDGGMAVELTSVLLRDPTLTPGEILMSESQERMMAVVTPGNVEAFEAVMDKWAVEYAWLGEVTDSGRLIITWEGEVIVDVDPRTVAHDGPVYDRPFARPEWQDAVQADSFTGSVQDAGRPSAPAELAKAVTELVASPNMCSKSWITNQYDRYVGGNTSMAFPDDAGVVRVDEESGLGVALATDANGRYTYLDPYHGAQLALAEAYRNVATSGAVPMAVSDCLNFGSPEDPDVMWQLAEAIRGLSDACMVLGIPVTGGNVSLYNQTGTTPIHPSPVVAVLGKLDDVARRTPSGWREDGQAIYLLGTTAAELDGSEWANMRGHLGGQPPKVDLDAERALGEILINASRDGMIDSAHDLSEGGLAAALVESSLRYGVGARIALQDILDRDGVDLFTALFSESQGRAVVGVPRSEEVRFTDMCTARGFAHTRIGVVDAASGTLEINGVAGLSLDALREAHEATLPKYFG, encoded by the coding sequence GTGAGCATCGACACCACCAAGAAGTTCAACATCGACACTGTTGAAAACGCCGCGAAGACACCGGACACCGAGCTGCCCTGGGCCGAACTGGGCCTGAAGCGCAACGAGTTCGACGAGATCGTCAAGGTCCTGGGCCGCCGCCCCACCGGCGCCGAGCTCGCCATGTACTCCGTGATGTGGAGCGAGCACTGCTCCTACAAGTCCTCCAAGAACCACCTGCGCCAGTTCGGCGAAAAAGTGACGCCGGAGATGAAGAAGGACATGCTGGTGGGCATCGGCGAGAATGCCGGCGTCACCAACCTGGGGGACGGCTGGGCCGTGACCTTCAAGATCGAGTCGCACAACTCGCCGTCGTTCGTTGAGCCGTACCAGGGCGCCGCGACCGGCATCGGCGGCATTGTCCGCGACATCATCTCCATGGGAGCCCGCCCGGTGGCCGTGATGGATCCGCTGCGCTTCGGCGCCATCGACCACCCGGACACCGCACGCGTGATGCACGGTGCCGTTGCCGGCATCGGCGGCTACGGCAACTCCCTGGGCCTGCCGAACATCGGCGGCGAAATGGTGTTCGACGCCGTGTACCAGGGCAACCCGCTGGTGAACGCCCTCGCTGTTGGCGTCATGCGCCACGAGGACATCCGCCTGGCCAACGCCTCCGGCAAGGGCAACAAGGTGGTCCTGTTCGGTGCCCGCACCGGCGGTGACGGCATCGGCGGCGCCTCGGTGCTGGCTTCCGAGTCCTTCGACGACACCAAGCCTTCGAAGCGTCCAGCCGTCCAGGTGGGCGACCCGTTCGCCGAGAAGGTCCTGATCGAGTGCTGCCTGGAACTGTTCAAGGGCTCACTGGTTGAAGGCATCCAGGACCTGGGCGCCGCAGGCATCTCCTGCGCCACCTCGGAACTGGCATCCAACGGCGACGGCGGCATGGCGGTTGAGCTGACTTCCGTGCTGCTGCGCGACCCCACGCTGACCCCGGGCGAAATCCTGATGTCCGAGTCGCAGGAACGCATGATGGCTGTGGTCACGCCCGGGAACGTGGAAGCGTTCGAGGCGGTCATGGACAAGTGGGCAGTCGAGTACGCCTGGCTGGGCGAGGTGACGGACAGCGGCCGCCTTATCATCACGTGGGAAGGCGAGGTGATTGTCGACGTCGATCCCCGCACCGTGGCGCACGACGGCCCGGTCTACGACCGCCCGTTCGCCCGTCCCGAGTGGCAGGACGCCGTGCAAGCAGACTCCTTCACGGGCTCCGTGCAGGACGCAGGCCGCCCCTCCGCTCCGGCCGAACTGGCCAAGGCCGTCACCGAACTGGTGGCATCACCGAACATGTGCTCCAAGTCCTGGATCACCAACCAGTACGACCGCTACGTAGGCGGCAACACCTCCATGGCGTTCCCCGATGACGCCGGCGTGGTCCGCGTTGACGAGGAAAGCGGCTTGGGCGTGGCCCTGGCTACCGACGCCAACGGCCGCTACACCTACCTCGATCCATACCACGGTGCGCAGCTGGCGCTGGCCGAGGCCTACCGGAACGTTGCCACCTCCGGCGCCGTCCCCATGGCCGTCAGCGACTGCCTGAACTTCGGCTCCCCAGAGGACCCGGACGTTATGTGGCAGCTTGCCGAAGCCATCCGCGGCCTGTCCGACGCCTGCATGGTGCTGGGCATTCCGGTCACCGGCGGCAACGTCTCCCTGTACAACCAGACCGGCACCACGCCGATCCACCCCTCCCCCGTGGTGGCGGTGCTGGGCAAGCTCGACGACGTCGCCCGCCGCACGCCGTCGGGCTGGCGCGAGGACGGGCAGGCCATCTACCTGCTGGGCACCACCGCCGCAGAGCTGGACGGTTCCGAATGGGCCAACATGCGCGGCCACCTGGGCGGGCAGCCGCCCAAGGTCGACCTCGACGCCGAGCGCGCACTGGGCGAGATCCTGATCAACGCCTCGCGCGACGGCATGATCGACTCCGCACACGACCTTTCCGAGGGCGGCCTCGCGGCTGCCCTGGTGGAGTCCTCGCTGCGCTACGGCGTGGGTGCCCGGATCGCCCTGCAGGACATCCTGGACCGGGACGGCGTGGACCTGTTCACGGCACTCTTCTCCGAGTCCCAGGGCCGTGCCGTGGTGGGCGTCCCCCGCTCGGAGGAAGTCCGCTTCACGGACATGTGCACCGCCCGCGGCTTCGCCCACACCCGTATTGGTGTGGTGGACGCCGCCAGCGGCACCCTGGAGATCAACGGTGTGGCGGGCCTGTCCCTGGACGCCCTCCGTGAAGCCCACGAGGCGACGCTGCCGAAGTACTTCGGCTAA
- a CDS encoding SSI family serine proteinase inhibitor codes for MTDRPRHWHSVHPGGIEQLTLPEVLPRPRWSRSQPYVRIAALLFAAVLLPACTPNEGGGTPTGDPSTPPTASVSASVPPATPATPAPTGSLDPDAESSVPAPAPEPAAPSSGPGQGNAELAITIKPSAGEPEVHHTLVCVDGAPEAESNHPTADAACAALKENAALLSPGPKRADQVCTEQYGGPQEATVTGVVDGVPVDAAFARTNGCEISAWDATKDVLGAAGGAA; via the coding sequence ATGACAGACAGGCCACGGCACTGGCACAGTGTGCATCCCGGGGGCATAGAGCAGCTGACGCTCCCAGAAGTCCTGCCGCGCCCACGTTGGTCCAGGAGCCAACCATATGTCCGCATCGCGGCGTTGTTGTTCGCGGCTGTCCTGTTGCCTGCCTGCACGCCGAACGAGGGCGGGGGGACTCCTACCGGCGATCCCTCCACACCGCCAACGGCTTCCGTTTCTGCCTCTGTACCGCCAGCCACGCCCGCCACTCCGGCCCCCACTGGCAGCCTGGACCCTGACGCCGAGTCTTCCGTGCCGGCACCGGCACCCGAGCCTGCCGCGCCGTCATCCGGCCCTGGGCAGGGCAACGCGGAACTGGCCATCACCATTAAACCCTCGGCCGGTGAGCCGGAGGTCCATCACACCCTTGTCTGCGTCGATGGCGCGCCCGAGGCTGAAAGCAACCATCCCACTGCGGATGCCGCCTGCGCTGCCTTGAAGGAAAACGCCGCACTGCTGAGTCCCGGTCCGAAACGAGCTGACCAGGTGTGCACCGAACAGTATGGCGGGCCCCAGGAAGCTACCGTCACCGGCGTGGTGGATGGAGTACCTGTTGATGCCGCCTTTGCCCGGACCAACGGTTGCGAAATCAGTGCCTGGGATGCCACGAAGGATGTCCTCGGTGCAGCCGGTGGAGCAGCTTAG